In Erigeron canadensis isolate Cc75 chromosome 1, C_canadensis_v1, whole genome shotgun sequence, a single window of DNA contains:
- the LOC122610008 gene encoding glyceraldehyde-3-phosphate dehydrogenase, cytosolic-like: MASDKKIKIGINGFGRIGRLVARVALQRDDIELVAVNDPFISTDYMTYMFKYDTVHGQWKHHELKVKDEKTLLFGEKPVSVFGFRNPEEIPWGAAGADFVVESTGVFTDKDKAAAHLKGGAKKVVISAPSKDAPMFVMGVNEKEYTSDLNIVSNASCTTNCLAPLAKVINDKFGIVEGLMTTVHAMTATQKTVDGPSMKDWRGGRAASFNIIPSSTGAAKAVGKVLPALNGKLTGMAFRVPTVDVSVVDLTVRLEKKATYEQIKAAIKEESEGKLKGILGYVEDDVVSTDFIGDSRSSIFDAKAGIALNDNFVKLVSWYDNEWGYSSRVIDLICHIASV, encoded by the exons ATGG CATCTGATAAAAAGATTAAGATCGGAATCAACG GATTCGGAAGAATCGGACGTCTAGTAGCTAGAGTTGCACTTCAGAGAGATGATATTGAGCTCGTTGCTGTTAACGATCCGTTCATCTCCACTGACTACATG ACATATATGTTTAAGTATGACACTGTTCATGGACAATGGAAACATCATGAGCTCAAGGTCAAGGATGAGAAGACCCTTCTCTTTGGTGAGAAGCCTGTCAGTGTTTTTGGATTCAG AAACCCAGAAGAGATCCCATGGGGTGCTGCTGGGGCTGACTTTGTTGTCGAGTCCACTGGAGTCTTCACAGACAAAGACAAGGCAGCTGCTCACTTGAAG GGTGGTGCCAAGAAGGTTGTTATCTCTGCTCCCAGCAAAGATGCTCCCATGTTTGTTATGGGTGTCAATGAGAAGGAATACACATCTGACCTTAACATTGTGTCAAATGCCAGCTGCACAACCAACTGTCTTGCTCCTTTGGCCAAG gttaTCAATGACAAGTTTGGCATTGTTGAGGGTCTAATGACCACCGTCCATGCCATGACTG CTACCCAAAAGACCGTTGATGGTCCATCCATGAAGGACTGGAGAGGCGGAAGAGCTGCTTCCTTCAACATTATCCCCAGCAGCACTGGAGCTGCCAAG GCTGTTGGCAAAGTTTTGCCCGCCCTTAACGGTAAATTGACTGGAATGGCTTTCCGTGTACCCACTGTTGATGTTTCCGTTGTGGATTTGACTGTTAGACTTGAGAAGAAGGCTACCTATGAGCAGATTAAGGCTGCTATCAA GGAGGAATCAGAAGGCAAACTCAAGGGTATTTTGGGATATGTTGAAGATGATGTTGTATCAACCGACTTTATTGGTGACAGCCGCTCAAGCATCTTTGATGCCAAGGCCGGGATTGCATTGAATGACAACTTTGTCAAACTAGTCTCTTGGTATGACAACGAATGGGGATACAG TTCCCGTGTCATTGACTTGATCTGCCACATTGCATCTGTCTAA